One segment of Stappia sp. 28M-7 DNA contains the following:
- a CDS encoding FadR/GntR family transcriptional regulator yields MDKAAPTSRSADFSFADLQQSKAERLADRIYENLFHAIVTGMITAGTKLPSENVLAGEFDVSRPVLREALDKLREDGLISSVRGSGNYVQNALGASRERTSGGDDDRDALERIGDMLNGIELRLIVEPQAAYLAAKRRGPADIERLREALDRFSEAMHTNAIMHYHDYAFHEAVAIATCNPRIVKTLKSLEYDVSRSVTLMRFLVKFQPLVRAEAVQAEHEEIFRHIEAGAATKAKRAMRNHIEHARTRMMNSRPGF; encoded by the coding sequence ATGGACAAGGCCGCACCGACATCGCGGTCGGCGGACTTTTCCTTCGCCGACCTTCAGCAGAGCAAAGCCGAGCGGCTGGCCGACCGGATCTACGAGAACCTGTTCCACGCCATCGTCACCGGCATGATCACCGCCGGCACCAAGCTGCCTTCCGAAAACGTGCTCGCCGGCGAGTTCGACGTGTCCCGCCCCGTACTGCGCGAGGCGCTCGACAAGCTGCGCGAGGACGGGCTGATTTCCTCGGTGCGCGGCTCGGGCAACTACGTGCAGAACGCGCTCGGCGCCAGCCGCGAGCGGACCAGCGGAGGCGACGACGACCGCGATGCGCTCGAGCGCATCGGCGACATGCTGAACGGCATAGAGCTACGTCTGATCGTCGAGCCGCAGGCGGCCTATCTCGCCGCGAAGCGGCGCGGACCGGCGGATATCGAGCGGCTGCGCGAGGCGCTCGACCGCTTTTCCGAGGCGATGCACACCAACGCGATCATGCATTATCACGACTATGCGTTCCACGAGGCGGTGGCCATCGCCACCTGCAATCCGCGCATCGTCAAGACACTGAAATCGCTGGAATATGACGTCTCCCGCTCGGTGACCCTGATGCGCTTCCTGGTGAAGTTCCAGCCGCTGGTGCGCGCCGAGGCGGTGCAGGCCGAGCACGAGGAAATCTTCCGCCACATCGAGGCGGGCGCGGCGACCAAGGCCAAGCGCGCGATGCGCAATCACATCGAGCATGCCCGCACGCGCATGATGAACAGCCGCCCCGGCTTCTAG
- a CDS encoding TRAP transporter substrate-binding protein — protein MFRFRSLTVVSAVALSVAMSGSAFAQTVLNFAHSTAQNSHYSMGVQAFGKKLSELSGGKFEIREQAAGALGGERDVIEGLQIGSVELTVSSTGPLGNFVPEALVLDLPFLFKDYAAARSILDGEIGQELLDKVSENNLVALAWTENGFRHVTNSSRPINTPADLEGLKIRTMENPVHMEAFRAAGASPTPMAFPEVFAALQQNVIDGQENPIPVITASKFWEVQSNLTLTGHVYSPAIILASPSLWDGLSDEEKGWFREAAKVAVEATRAKVESDEANGVELLRKNGMNVVENVDKAAFQKAVAPAYDTFKAKYGDEMLKRIQAAQQ, from the coding sequence ATGTTTCGTTTCCGCAGTTTGACAGTTGTGTCCGCCGTCGCCCTTTCGGTTGCGATGAGCGGCAGCGCGTTTGCGCAGACCGTTCTCAATTTCGCGCATTCCACGGCGCAGAATTCTCACTACAGCATGGGCGTCCAGGCCTTCGGCAAGAAGCTCTCCGAGCTCAGCGGCGGCAAGTTCGAGATCCGTGAGCAGGCTGCCGGCGCGCTCGGCGGCGAGCGCGACGTGATCGAGGGTCTGCAGATCGGCTCGGTCGAGCTGACCGTGTCCTCGACCGGCCCGCTCGGCAACTTCGTTCCCGAGGCGCTCGTTCTCGACCTGCCGTTCCTGTTCAAGGACTATGCGGCCGCGCGCAGCATCCTCGATGGCGAGATCGGCCAGGAGCTGCTCGACAAGGTTAGCGAGAACAATCTCGTCGCCCTCGCCTGGACCGAGAACGGCTTCCGCCATGTCACCAACTCCAGCCGTCCGATCAACACTCCGGCCGACCTCGAAGGCCTGAAGATCCGCACCATGGAGAACCCGGTGCACATGGAAGCCTTCCGTGCCGCCGGCGCTTCGCCGACGCCGATGGCCTTCCCGGAGGTCTTCGCCGCACTCCAGCAGAACGTCATCGACGGCCAGGAAAACCCGATCCCGGTGATCACCGCCTCGAAGTTCTGGGAAGTGCAGAGCAACCTGACCCTGACCGGCCACGTCTACTCTCCGGCCATCATTCTCGCTTCGCCGAGCCTGTGGGACGGCCTCTCCGACGAGGAGAAGGGCTGGTTCCGCGAGGCTGCCAAGGTTGCCGTCGAGGCGACCCGCGCCAAGGTCGAGTCGGATGAGGCCAACGGTGTCGAGCTGCTGCGCAAGAACGGCATGAACGTGGTGGAGAATGTCGACAAGGCTGCCTTCCAGAAGGCCGTCGCCCCCGCCTATGACACCTTCAAGGCGAAGTACGGCGATGAGATGCTGAAGCGCATCCAGGCCGCCCAGCAGTAA
- a CDS encoding TRAP transporter small permease, whose protein sequence is MQWFFAVERRVTRVALELSIVALAVIVALTFYQVVTRFVFGHPSAWSEVAARSAMMWMVFLGLAAAFRQGAMIAVDFLIDVGPKPLRQVLTIVIAIASLTFLAMLIWYGTAMALRVQRQNLAGLEISIAWVYAALPAGALLAVPGVIARTIVSFTGQDDVRSDDLKDVEGQV, encoded by the coding sequence ATGCAATGGTTCTTCGCCGTCGAGCGCCGGGTCACCCGTGTCGCTCTCGAGCTGTCCATCGTCGCGCTGGCGGTGATCGTCGCTCTCACCTTCTATCAGGTCGTGACACGCTTCGTGTTCGGGCATCCTTCCGCCTGGTCGGAAGTGGCAGCCCGTTCGGCGATGATGTGGATGGTCTTCCTCGGCCTTGCCGCCGCGTTCCGCCAGGGCGCGATGATCGCCGTCGATTTCCTGATCGATGTCGGGCCGAAGCCGTTGCGGCAGGTCTTGACCATCGTCATCGCCATCGCCTCGCTGACGTTCCTCGCCATGCTGATCTGGTACGGCACGGCCATGGCCCTGCGCGTGCAGCGGCAGAACCTTGCCGGCCTTGAGATCAGCATCGCCTGGGTCTATGCGGCATTGCCGGCCGGTGCGCTGCTGGCCGTACCCGGAGTGATCGCCCGGACCATCGTCAGCTTCACCGGCCAGGACGATGTGCGCTCCGACGACCTGAAGGATGTGGAGGGCCAGGTATGA
- a CDS encoding TRAP transporter large permease, giving the protein MNAALAFSLLILFAAAVPIGVSLVLASAFGIQFFSTVPLLLAVQRIFASLDSFPLLAVPLFILSGNLMAAAGISERLVELAKSMVGGIQGGLACTCVVTCMIFASVSGSSVATTFAIGVILIPAMVRHGYPVGTAAAIQASSAELGVLIPPSIPLILYGVATETSIGQLFLAGIGPGILVASALFIYLIILCRVKGYGKMDGDGRKPFFEALVHAFWALLMPVIVLGGIYGGIFTPTEASSIAVVYALFVGLFVYRSLTFAKIYTALRTSAISSTVIMIIIAGAGLFSFLVTRSGLPAIIAEWVQQVFTDRISFLMAVNVFLFIVGMFVETSAAILVLAPLLAPIAIAYGVDPVHFGLIIVVNLALGMFTPPVGVNLFAACAVAKISIQKIIPALVPMVLVVMGCVLLVTYVPFISLGLVELFYR; this is encoded by the coding sequence ATGAACGCGGCTCTGGCCTTTTCGCTGCTGATTCTCTTTGCCGCCGCCGTTCCCATCGGCGTGTCGCTGGTTCTGGCCAGCGCCTTCGGCATCCAGTTCTTCTCGACGGTGCCGCTGCTGCTTGCCGTGCAGCGCATCTTCGCCAGCCTCGACTCCTTCCCGCTGCTGGCTGTTCCGCTGTTCATCCTGTCGGGCAACCTGATGGCGGCCGCCGGCATATCCGAGCGTCTGGTGGAGCTGGCCAAGTCGATGGTCGGCGGCATCCAGGGCGGCCTTGCCTGCACCTGCGTCGTCACCTGCATGATCTTCGCCTCGGTCTCCGGCTCCTCGGTTGCCACGACCTTCGCGATCGGCGTCATTCTCATTCCGGCCATGGTGCGCCATGGCTATCCGGTCGGCACCGCTGCCGCCATCCAGGCCTCCTCGGCCGAGCTCGGCGTGCTGATCCCGCCGTCGATCCCGCTCATCCTCTATGGCGTTGCGACGGAAACCTCCATCGGCCAGCTGTTCCTGGCCGGCATCGGCCCCGGCATCCTGGTTGCCAGTGCTCTCTTCATCTACCTGATCATCCTGTGCCGGGTGAAGGGCTACGGCAAGATGGACGGCGACGGGCGCAAGCCCTTCTTCGAGGCCTTGGTGCATGCCTTCTGGGCGCTGCTCATGCCGGTGATCGTGCTCGGCGGCATCTATGGCGGCATCTTCACGCCGACCGAGGCGTCCTCCATCGCGGTCGTCTATGCGCTGTTCGTCGGCCTCTTCGTCTATCGCTCGCTGACATTCGCCAAGATCTACACGGCGTTGCGCACCTCGGCGATCTCCAGCACGGTGATCATGATCATCATCGCCGGCGCGGGCCTGTTCTCGTTCCTCGTCACCCGTTCGGGCCTGCCGGCGATCATCGCCGAATGGGTGCAGCAGGTGTTCACCGACCGCATCAGCTTCCTGATGGCAGTGAACGTCTTCCTCTTCATCGTCGGCATGTTTGTCGAGACCTCGGCAGCCATCCTGGTGCTCGCGCCGCTCCTGGCGCCGATCGCCATCGCCTATGGCGTCGATCCGGTGCATTTCGGCCTGATCATCGTGGTCAACCTGGCGCTTGGCATGTTCACGCCGCCGGTCGGGGTCAACCTCTTCGCCGCCTGTGCGGTGGCAAAGATATCCATCCAGAAGATCATCCCGGCCCTGGTGCCGATGGTTCTGGTGGTGATGGGCTGCGTGCTGCTGGTGACGTACGTGCCGTTCATCTCGCTCGGCCTCGTCGAGCTGTTCTACAGGTAG
- a CDS encoding glucose 1-dehydrogenase, translating into MKLKDKVAIVTGAGGGYGEGIAHYFAEQGAKVVVADIRGDAAEKVAGDIGASAVACTADVTSSESTKAMVQTALDAFGKLDILINNAGTTHKNQSMLLVDEATFDKVYAVNVKSIYHAAIHAVPVLEKNGGGVIINIASTAGVRPRPGLTWYNGSKGAAIAITRSMAVELADRKIRVCGINPVMGETGLTGQFLPGDDTPETRAKIIAGIPLGRMSRPLDIAKACGFLASDEAEFVTGVLLEVDGGRCI; encoded by the coding sequence ATGAAACTGAAGGACAAGGTGGCAATCGTCACCGGCGCTGGCGGCGGCTATGGCGAGGGCATTGCCCATTACTTCGCCGAGCAGGGTGCCAAGGTCGTCGTCGCCGACATTCGCGGCGATGCGGCGGAAAAGGTCGCCGGCGACATCGGCGCGTCTGCCGTGGCCTGCACGGCCGATGTCACCAGCAGCGAGTCCACCAAGGCGATGGTGCAGACCGCGCTCGACGCGTTCGGCAAGCTCGACATCCTCATCAACAATGCCGGCACCACCCACAAGAACCAGTCGATGCTGCTCGTCGACGAGGCCACCTTCGACAAGGTCTACGCGGTCAACGTCAAGTCGATCTACCACGCGGCGATCCACGCGGTGCCGGTGCTGGAGAAGAACGGCGGCGGCGTCATCATCAACATCGCCTCGACCGCCGGCGTGCGCCCGCGTCCGGGCCTGACCTGGTACAACGGCTCCAAGGGCGCCGCCATCGCCATCACCCGCTCGATGGCCGTGGAACTCGCCGACCGCAAGATCCGCGTGTGCGGCATCAACCCGGTGATGGGCGAAACCGGCCTGACCGGCCAGTTCCTGCCGGGCGACGACACGCCGGAGACCCGCGCGAAGATCATCGCCGGCATCCCGCTCGGCCGCATGTCGCGTCCGCTCGACATTGCCAAGGCCTGCGGCTTCCTCGCCTCCGACGAGGCCGAGTTCGTGACCGGTGTGCTGCTGGAAGTCGACGGCGGCCGCTGCATCTAA
- the denD gene encoding D-erythronate dehydrogenase, giving the protein MTTCLIIGGGGMLGQGLAGALTARGTLAGAALSHMTLFDVVPARAPEGGIPVSVETGDLCAPGEAERLVSSRPDVIYHLAAIVSGEAERDFEKGYRINLDGTRNLFEAIRAENGRSGYCPRVVFTSSLAVFGIPLPDVIGDDYVVTPLSSYGTQKAIGELLLADYSRRGFFDGIGLRLPTIVIRPGKPNAAASGFFSSILREPLAGKEAVLPVGTDVRHWLASPRAAVGYLVHAGDLDTAAMGGRRNITLPGVSVTVGEQIEALRKVAGDEAVALIRHQPDPAVEAIISTWPKAFDTRRALDLGFAGDASIDAIITAYLEDHAGAAS; this is encoded by the coding sequence ATGACGACCTGCCTCATCATCGGTGGCGGCGGCATGCTCGGCCAGGGGCTGGCCGGGGCGCTGACCGCGCGCGGGACCCTTGCCGGTGCCGCGCTTTCGCACATGACCCTTTTCGATGTCGTCCCGGCCCGCGCGCCGGAGGGCGGCATTCCCGTCTCGGTCGAGACCGGCGACCTGTGCGCGCCCGGCGAGGCCGAGCGCCTTGTCTCCTCCCGTCCCGACGTCATCTATCACCTTGCCGCGATCGTCTCCGGCGAGGCGGAGCGCGATTTCGAGAAGGGCTACCGGATCAATCTCGACGGCACCCGCAACCTGTTCGAGGCGATCCGCGCCGAGAACGGGCGCTCGGGCTACTGCCCTCGTGTCGTGTTTACTTCGTCGCTGGCGGTGTTCGGCATTCCGTTGCCCGATGTGATCGGCGACGACTACGTGGTCACGCCGCTGTCGAGCTACGGCACCCAGAAGGCCATCGGCGAGCTGCTGCTTGCCGACTACAGCCGCCGTGGCTTCTTCGACGGTATCGGCCTGCGGCTGCCGACCATCGTCATCCGGCCGGGCAAGCCCAATGCGGCGGCCTCCGGTTTCTTCTCCTCCATCCTGCGCGAGCCGCTTGCCGGCAAGGAAGCCGTGCTGCCGGTCGGCACCGACGTGCGCCACTGGCTGGCCAGCCCGCGCGCGGCCGTCGGCTATCTCGTCCATGCCGGCGATCTCGACACCGCCGCGATGGGCGGGCGTCGCAACATCACCCTGCCCGGCGTCTCCGTGACCGTCGGCGAGCAGATCGAGGCGCTGCGCAAGGTGGCGGGCGATGAGGCGGTCGCCTTGATCCGCCACCAGCCCGATCCTGCCGTCGAGGCGATCATCTCCACCTGGCCGAAGGCATTCGACACGCGCCGCGCGCTCGATCTCGGCTTTGCCGGCGATGCCTCCATCGACGCGATCATCACCGCCTATCTCGAGGATCACGCGGGAGCCGCATCATGA